The Drosophila nasuta strain 15112-1781.00 chromosome 2L, ASM2355853v1, whole genome shotgun sequence genome window below encodes:
- the LOC132798378 gene encoding protein Diedel-like, whose product MHFIGLSLFVILAMQSWQLGESECCKKTIVKFDIRRKDDCHNYLKSTRMFLSITCKNRLCNDLSANSICCGVGSCNAFCCECDGGCLKGDIAEQMVNKFGKDITLLEPKPKKSKESSDDLDNLDEDSAILS is encoded by the coding sequence ATGCACTTTATTGGTCTTAGTTTATTTGTGATCCTCGCAATGCAATCGTGGCAGTTGGGTGAGAGCGAGTGCTGTAAAAAGACCATAGTCAAGTTTGATATAAGGAGGAAGGACGATTGTCATAATTATCTGAAAAGCACTCGCATGTTTTTATCCATCACGTGCAAAAATCGGTTGTGTAACGACTTATCAGCGAATTCGATATGTTGTGGAGTTGGCAGCTGCAACGCATTCTGTTGTGAATGTGATGGCGGTTGCCTTAAAGGCGATATTGCCGAGCAAATGGTAAACAAGTTTGGCAAGGATATCACATTGCTTGAACCTAAACCTAAGAAGTCAAAGGAAAGTTCAGACGATCTTGACAATCTAGACGAGGACTCAGCGATTCTCAGTTAG
- the LOC132795293 gene encoding uncharacterized protein LOC132795293, which translates to MRFLLTFLTIYVVWLQLPQAEARKKGYCCLATLLCYSVRYPTRCTEFPNGKQLYYGDPTLCYSELCGGFKTPTPCCGKKNCDFFCCNCKECRKNRKKVAGDFREMYYGRALNVFERATLPKLPNKPPIPFKCEDFPPLPNH; encoded by the exons ATGAGATTTCTGTTAACATTTCTTACAATTTACGTGGTGTGGTTGCAACTGCCGCAAGCTGAAGCGAGGAAGAAAGGATACTGCTGTCTGGCAACATTGCTTTGTTACAGCGTCAGATACCCAACACGATGCACTGAGTTTCccaatggcaaacaattaTATTACGGCGATCCAACATTGTGCTATAGCGAACTCTGCGGCGGCTTTAAAACTCCGACACCTTGCTGCGGCAAAAAGAATTGCGACTTTTTCTGCTGCAATTGTAAAGAGTGCAGGAAAAATAGGAAAAAGGTTGCTGGCGACTTTCGGGAAATGTATTACGGCAGAGCTCTCAATGTGTTTGAGCGGGCAACTCTCCCTAAG TTACCTAATAAGCCGCCCATTCCTTTTAAGTGTGAAGATTTTCCACCTCTACCCAATCATTAG